A genomic window from Aquitalea aquatilis includes:
- a CDS encoding FAD-binding and (Fe-S)-binding domain-containing protein, giving the protein MLQGAYRLFHQAIVEVIDAKRVFTDPLSTLAYGTDASCYRLVPKIVIQTHDEAEVQVVLAQAAAHSLPVTFRAAGTSLSGQAVSDSILVVASHGWKALQVLDDGLAIRLQPGVIGATANAALLSFGRKIGPDPATINSAMIGGIVSNNSSGMCCGTAQNTYQTIKSLRLVLADGAVLDTADAASVAAFRQSHASLLDGIAALAARIRADGELEARIRRKYKMKNTTGYSLNALVDFADPLDMLLHLIVGSEGTLAFVSEVTYHTVEELPHKASALVLFPTIKDACDAIQLLAQHKDVVSSAELLDRASLRSVENKAGVPAELKTLGDAAAAILIETRARDAVALTGQIHAICGYIAAIPNLSGIHFTDVAEQYTRLWNIRKGMFPSVGAMRAAETTVIIEDVVFPIEHLAEGTLKLQALFRQYHYDEAIIFGHALEGNLHFVFTPNFSGEAEIKRYEAFIEDVCRLVAVEYEGAVKAEHGTGRNMAPFVEMEWGPAAYRIMQEIKALFDPAGILNPDVIITHDKLLHIRNLKPIPTANTLIDKCIECGFCEVMCPSRAITLSPRQRIVANREMAALSQSGQDAARLEDLRARYQYAGDETCTTCGLCESACPVGINTGALTSQLRQQQLSDSGQALANTLAGHYGTATAGARLGLRALQTVQSVAGNAATGLLMRSLRRVVGRRIPYWTPYFPRAASKLRLDEGRGSARKVVYLPSCLTRTFAPAAALPDQRPLNEVVASVLGKAGYQLIYPQQMDGLCCGTPFKSKGAVDAAASKLAELEAALLAASDNGRWPVIVDNGVCTASMLEGLQDQRLQVYDVTRFVQEVAADHLAFTPQPESVALHVVCSMRKTGQAVMLNALAKRCASTVIEPQGITCCGFAGDKGFSHPELNTSALTGLKAQVKDCGSGFSNSVTCEIGLSANAGIPYQNLMYLVDRACRSR; this is encoded by the coding sequence ATGCTGCAAGGTGCTTACCGGCTGTTTCATCAAGCCATTGTCGAAGTGATTGACGCCAAACGGGTGTTCACTGATCCGCTATCCACCCTGGCTTACGGGACGGATGCTTCCTGTTACCGGCTGGTGCCGAAGATCGTTATCCAGACCCATGACGAAGCCGAGGTGCAGGTGGTGCTGGCCCAGGCTGCTGCGCATAGCCTGCCAGTGACCTTCCGCGCCGCTGGTACTTCCTTGTCCGGCCAGGCGGTGAGCGATTCCATCCTGGTGGTGGCCAGCCATGGCTGGAAAGCGCTACAAGTACTGGACGATGGCCTGGCCATCCGGCTGCAGCCGGGGGTGATCGGTGCCACGGCCAATGCCGCCCTGCTGTCGTTCGGCCGCAAGATCGGCCCCGATCCGGCCACCATCAATTCCGCCATGATTGGCGGCATCGTCAGCAATAACTCCAGTGGCATGTGCTGCGGTACCGCGCAGAATACCTACCAGACCATCAAGAGCCTGCGGCTGGTGCTGGCCGACGGCGCGGTGCTGGATACCGCTGATGCGGCCAGTGTGGCGGCCTTCCGCCAGTCGCATGCCAGCCTGCTGGACGGCATTGCCGCATTGGCAGCGCGCATTCGGGCTGATGGCGAGCTGGAAGCGCGCATCCGTCGCAAATACAAGATGAAGAACACCACCGGCTACAGCCTGAATGCGCTGGTGGATTTTGCTGATCCGCTAGACATGCTGCTGCACCTGATCGTGGGGAGTGAGGGCACGCTGGCTTTTGTGTCGGAAGTGACCTACCACACGGTGGAAGAGCTGCCGCACAAGGCTTCGGCACTGGTACTGTTTCCCACCATCAAGGACGCTTGCGATGCCATCCAGCTGTTGGCGCAGCACAAGGATGTGGTGTCCTCGGCCGAGCTGCTGGACCGTGCCAGCCTGCGTTCTGTGGAGAACAAGGCCGGGGTGCCGGCCGAGCTGAAAACCCTGGGCGATGCAGCGGCCGCCATCCTGATCGAAACCCGTGCCCGTGATGCCGTGGCGTTGACCGGGCAGATCCATGCCATCTGCGGCTATATCGCCGCCATTCCCAATCTGTCCGGCATCCATTTCACCGATGTGGCCGAGCAGTACACCCGCTTGTGGAATATCCGCAAGGGCATGTTCCCCAGCGTGGGCGCGATGCGGGCGGCGGAAACCACCGTCATCATCGAAGACGTGGTCTTCCCCATCGAGCACCTTGCCGAAGGCACGCTCAAGCTGCAGGCACTGTTCCGCCAATACCACTACGACGAAGCCATCATCTTCGGCCATGCGCTGGAAGGGAACCTGCACTTCGTGTTCACGCCCAACTTCTCCGGCGAAGCCGAGATCAAGCGTTACGAAGCCTTTATCGAGGACGTGTGCCGGCTGGTGGCCGTTGAGTACGAAGGTGCAGTCAAGGCCGAGCATGGTACCGGCCGTAATATGGCGCCGTTTGTGGAAATGGAGTGGGGCCCGGCGGCTTATCGTATCATGCAGGAGATCAAGGCGCTGTTTGATCCGGCCGGGATTCTCAATCCGGATGTGATCATCACCCACGACAAGCTGCTGCACATCCGCAACCTGAAGCCGATTCCTACGGCCAATACGCTGATCGACAAGTGCATCGAGTGCGGCTTCTGCGAGGTGATGTGCCCCAGTCGTGCCATTACCCTGAGCCCGCGCCAGCGCATTGTGGCCAATCGGGAAATGGCTGCCCTCAGCCAGAGCGGCCAGGACGCGGCGCGGCTGGAAGATTTGCGCGCCCGCTACCAGTATGCCGGTGACGAAACCTGTACCACCTGTGGCCTGTGCGAGAGCGCCTGTCCGGTGGGCATCAATACCGGAGCCCTCACCAGCCAGCTGCGTCAGCAGCAGCTGAGCGATAGCGGCCAGGCCCTGGCCAACACCCTGGCCGGCCACTACGGTACGGCGACCGCCGGCGCACGGCTGGGCTTGCGTGCCCTGCAAACGGTACAGAGCGTGGCCGGTAATGCCGCCACCGGCCTGTTGATGCGCAGCCTGCGCCGGGTGGTGGGGCGGCGCATTCCCTACTGGACACCGTATTTCCCGCGTGCGGCCAGCAAACTGCGGCTGGATGAAGGCAGGGGCAGCGCGCGCAAGGTGGTGTATCTGCCATCCTGTCTCACCCGCACCTTTGCCCCGGCAGCAGCACTGCCCGACCAGCGTCCGCTCAACGAGGTTGTCGCCTCGGTACTGGGCAAGGCGGGTTACCAGCTGATCTATCCGCAGCAGATGGATGGCCTGTGCTGCGGTACACCGTTCAAGTCCAAGGGCGCGGTGGATGCCGCCGCCAGCAAGCTGGCCGAGCTGGAAGCCGCCTTGCTGGCCGCCAGTGACAACGGCCGCTGGCCGGTGATCGTGGACAATGGCGTGTGTACCGCCAGCATGCTGGAAGGGCTGCAGGACCAGCGGCTGCAGGTGTATGACGTCACCCGTTTTGTGCAGGAAGTCGCCGCCGATCATCTGGCCTTCACGCCGCAGCCAGAGTCCGTGGCCTTGCATGTGGTGTGCTCCATGCGCAAGACCGGCCAGGCGGTCATGCTCAATGCGCTGGCCAAGCGCTGCGCCAGCACGGTGATCGAGCCGCAAGGCATTACCTGCTGTGGTTTTGCCGGTGACAAGGGCTTCAGCCATCCTGAGCTGAATACCAGTGCCTTGACCGGCCTGAAAGCCCAGGTCAAGGATTGCGGTAGTGGCTTCTCCAATAGTGTCACTTGCGAGATCGGCCTGTCGGCCAACGCCGGTATTCCTTACCAGAACCTGATGTACCTGGTGGACCGCGCCTGCCGCAGCCGCTAA
- a CDS encoding hydrolase, with product MLMQIDQATLLVVDIQDKLLPAVDQADAMLAASLWLVGVAHDTGLPVVFSEQYPRGLGHTEASLLATAPQATVVEKLHFSCVAAECLPDSLLARKQVIVCGMETHVCVLQTVLQLLALGKQVFVVADAVASRRNSDKQLGLQRMQAAGAVLVSREMVLFEMLGVAGSELFKAMSRKYLMGVQPA from the coding sequence ATGCTGATGCAGATCGATCAGGCCACCCTGCTGGTGGTGGATATCCAGGACAAACTGCTACCGGCAGTAGACCAGGCCGACGCCATGCTGGCTGCCAGCCTGTGGCTGGTGGGGGTGGCCCACGATACCGGCCTGCCGGTGGTGTTTTCCGAACAATACCCGCGCGGACTGGGTCATACCGAGGCCAGCCTGCTGGCCACCGCGCCACAGGCCACCGTGGTGGAGAAGCTGCACTTTTCCTGCGTGGCGGCAGAATGTCTGCCCGACAGCCTGCTGGCGCGCAAGCAGGTGATTGTCTGCGGCATGGAAACCCATGTCTGCGTACTGCAGACCGTGCTGCAACTGCTGGCCCTGGGCAAGCAGGTGTTCGTGGTAGCCGATGCCGTAGCCAGCCGCCGCAACAGCGACAAGCAACTGGGGCTGCAACGTATGCAGGCAGCCGGGGCGGTATTGGTCAGCCGGGAGATGGTGCTGTTCGAAATGCTGGGAGTGGCCGGCAGCGAACTGTTCAAGGCCATGAGCAGGAAATACCTGATGGGGGTGCAGCCCGCCTGA
- a CDS encoding DUF2322 family protein — MTTPTFKDILDTLPATTGIAAIVLLDAAGEPVTRLENQPGTAGSVRVYHALIKQHGHLDRAAAQEGLALYAEHTADARQHPGKHPNIDRLLAIAEADAPGLRARIVLQDD; from the coding sequence ATGACCACACCCACCTTCAAGGACATTCTGGACACCCTCCCCGCTACTACCGGCATTGCCGCCATCGTGCTGCTGGACGCTGCGGGTGAGCCGGTCACCCGCCTGGAAAACCAGCCGGGCACCGCCGGCTCGGTACGGGTCTATCACGCCCTGATCAAGCAGCACGGCCATCTCGACCGTGCCGCGGCACAGGAAGGCCTGGCGCTTTATGCCGAACATACGGCCGATGCCCGTCAGCATCCGGGCAAGCACCCCAATATCGACCGCCTGCTGGCCATTGCCGAAGCAGATGCGCCCGGTTTGCGTGCCCGCATCGTGTTGCAGGACGACTAA
- a CDS encoding aromatic amino acid transport family protein — protein MHSSEVAPAAPSHEDSGLQVLPISGLETIGIIFGTNIGAGVLGMAFAARKTGYIPLLLCLAITCVLCTITMLYLTEVALRTRGNRQLSGLASRYLGGLGGWLLFLAVAANSFGALTAYMAGSGSILLDLLGGYGMSKELGSILFIVPSVAVLYLGLKVLGAGNKVISISMIVIILALILASIASQDARLSNLWLSRWQYVVPVFNLAVFVFGAQFLVPELVRGNLSAPRKLPRLIMSGMALTFVFVALIPASVIALVGSDNLTQVATLSWGRALGQWAYYTANIFALLAMLTSYWGLGGCLFTNIFDHFRLGSETQKSKRLIVLAVVALPPFLLAYSGIASFVNALYFAGTFGGVLMGIIPVLLLNAARQRGDVSSEFVCGWYAHRSVQWLIMATFFLSGVYAVVSLFGVLPESW, from the coding sequence ATGCATTCAAGCGAAGTTGCGCCAGCGGCACCGTCTCATGAAGACTCCGGCCTGCAGGTCCTGCCCATCAGCGGGCTGGAAACCATAGGCATCATTTTTGGTACCAATATCGGGGCTGGCGTGCTGGGCATGGCCTTTGCCGCACGCAAGACCGGCTATATCCCGCTTTTGCTCTGTCTGGCCATTACCTGTGTGCTGTGCACCATTACCATGCTCTACCTGACCGAGGTGGCGCTGCGTACCCGTGGCAACCGTCAGCTTAGCGGCCTGGCGAGCCGCTATCTGGGCGGCTTGGGGGGCTGGCTGCTGTTTTTGGCGGTGGCGGCCAACAGCTTTGGCGCACTGACCGCCTATATGGCGGGTAGTGGCAGCATCTTGCTGGATTTACTGGGTGGCTATGGCATGAGCAAGGAGCTGGGCAGCATCCTGTTCATCGTGCCGTCGGTGGCCGTGCTGTATCTGGGCTTGAAGGTGCTGGGCGCGGGTAACAAGGTGATCAGCATCAGCATGATTGTCATTATCCTGGCGCTGATTCTGGCCTCCATCGCCAGTCAGGATGCGCGCCTGAGCAATCTGTGGCTCAGCCGTTGGCAGTATGTGGTGCCGGTGTTCAATCTGGCGGTATTTGTGTTTGGTGCCCAGTTTCTGGTACCCGAGCTGGTGCGCGGCAATCTGTCCGCCCCGCGTAAACTGCCCCGGCTGATCATGAGTGGCATGGCGCTGACCTTTGTCTTTGTGGCGCTGATTCCTGCTTCGGTCATTGCGCTGGTGGGCAGCGACAACCTCACCCAGGTGGCCACGCTGAGCTGGGGCAGGGCACTGGGGCAGTGGGCTTATTACACCGCTAACATTTTTGCCCTGCTGGCCATGCTGACTTCCTACTGGGGGCTGGGTGGCTGTCTGTTCACCAATATTTTCGACCACTTCCGCCTGGGTAGCGAAACCCAGAAGTCAAAACGGCTGATAGTACTGGCGGTGGTGGCACTGCCGCCCTTCCTGCTGGCGTACTCGGGCATTGCCAGCTTCGTCAATGCGCTGTATTTCGCCGGGACTTTCGGTGGCGTGCTGATGGGCATCATCCCGGTCTTGCTGCTGAATGCGGCGCGGCAGCGGGGCGATGTCAGCAGTGAGTTTGTCTGTGGCTGGTATGCCCACCGCAGTGTGCAGTGGCTGATCATGGCCACCTTTTTTCTCAGCGGGGTGTATGCGGTGGTATCACTGTTTGGCGTGTTGCCGGAGAGCTGGTAA
- a CDS encoding nuclear transport factor 2 family protein, with translation MSCSSDLEQIRQALTAYYEALYYGRPEKLEEAFRPDALLLGDVEGAETRLDQAQYRSLLQSRPSPHAQGAPYGLQIGEIRLCGNAAMAELQTPLAGRVFTDYVSLFKRQGRWRIAFKLYSHPQ, from the coding sequence ATGTCCTGCTCATCCGACCTGGAACAGATCCGCCAGGCACTGACTGCCTATTACGAGGCTCTGTATTACGGCCGACCGGAAAAACTGGAAGAAGCTTTCCGCCCCGATGCCCTGCTGCTGGGTGATGTCGAAGGGGCCGAGACACGGTTGGATCAGGCGCAATACCGCAGCCTGCTGCAAAGCCGGCCCTCGCCGCATGCTCAGGGTGCACCCTACGGATTGCAGATAGGTGAGATCCGTCTCTGCGGCAATGCCGCCATGGCCGAATTGCAAACGCCACTGGCTGGGCGGGTATTTACCGATTATGTCTCGCTGTTCAAGCGCCAGGGGCGCTGGCGCATCGCTTTCAAGCTGTACTCGCATCCGCAGTGA